Within the Streptomyces vilmorinianum genome, the region GTGGCGAACGCCGGCCTCCAGCGGGACGCGACCGTGATGGAGATGTCGCTCGCCCAGTGGCAGAAGGTCATCGACGTCAATCTGACCGGCCAGTTCCTCTGCGCCAGGGAAGCCGCCAAGGAGTTCGTGCGGCGCGGCGTGGTCGAAGAGGTGTCCCGGTCGGCCGGGAAGATCATCTGCATGAGCTCGGTCCACCAGATCGTTCCGTGGGCGGGACATGTGAACTACGCCTCCTCCAAGGGCGGTGTGGGCATGCTGATGCAGACGCTCGCCCAGGAGCTGGCCCCCCAGCGGATCCGGGTCAACGCGATCGCGCCCGGTGCGATCCGTACACCGATCAACCGCGACGCCTGGTCCACCCCCGAGGCCGAGGCCGATCTCCTGCGGCTGATCCCGTACCGCCGCGTGGGCGACCCGGACGACATCGCCAACGCCGTCGTCGCCGTGGCCTCCGACCTTCTCGACTACGTCGTCGGCACCACGCTCTACGTCGACGGGGGAATGACGCTCTTCCCCGGCTTCGCCACCGGCGGCTGATCTCCGCCCCCGCGGTCCGCGGGGCAGACCGATGAAGGACACATGCTCAGCACAGTGATCCACCTGGCGGCGGAAGCACCGCCTCAACTCCTGCCGGCTCGTGAGCTGATGGCCTTCACCCTCGGTACGCACATCCTGCTGGTCCCCTTCGGAGTGGCGCTGCCGTTCATCACGCTGTTGATGCATCACCGGGGGCTGCGCCGCAACGACCCCGTCGCCCTCACACTCGCCCGGCGCTGGTCCGCGGTGATGGCCGTCCAGTTCGCCATCGGCGTCGTCACCGGCACGGTGCTCTCCTTCGAGCTCGGTCTGTTGTGGCCCGGCATGATGGGGCGCTGGGGTGACGTCTTCGGACTCGGATTCGGCGTCGAGGCGTGGGCGTTCTTCCTCGAAGCCGTTCTGATCGCCGTCTACCTCTACGGATGGCGCCGACTGAAGCCGTGGACCCACTTCTGGCTCGGCGCACCGCTGCCGCTCGCGGCCCTGATGGGAGCGTTCGGCATCATCGCGGCCAACTCCTGGATGAACACCCCGCGGGGGTTCAGCCTCGACAGCCAGGGCAACCCCGTCGACGTCGACGTACGACAGGCGATCTTCACCCCGATGTTCGGCCCGGAGTACTGGCACTTCGTGGTCGCGATGTTCATGACCGCCGGCTACGTGGTCGCCGGGGTGTACGCCGTGGGCTGGCTGCGCGGGCGACGCGACCGCTACCACCGGCTCGGCTTCACGCTGCCGTTCACCGTGGCCGCGATCCTCACACCGGTCCAGTTCATGGTCGGCGACTCCACCGCCCGCGCCGTCTTCCACCAGCAGCCGATCAAGTTCGCCGCCACGGAACTCGTCTGGGAGACCGACACGCACGTCCCGGAGTACCTGTTCGGACGGCTGAACAGCGACGGGACCATCTCCGGTGGGATCAAGATCCCCCAGCTGGACTCGATCCTCGCCGGTTTCAAACCGAGTACCCAGGTGACCGGGCTGACATCGGTACCGGAGTCCGACCGGCCCACCGCCGTCCAGGCCACCATCGCCCACTGGGCCTTCGACATCATGGTCACCATCGGCAGCCTGCTGATCCTGCTCGCGCTCTGGTACGCCTGGAGCTGGCTGCGCCACCGGGACCTTCCCCGCAGCCGCTGGTTCTTCCGCTGCGCCGCCGTCGCCGGAGCCGCGTGCCTGCTCACCGTGGAGTGCGGGTGGATCACCACGGAGGTGGGTCGCCAGCCCTGGATCGTGTACAACCAGATGAGGGTCTCGGAGGCGGTGACCGACACCCGCGCCGGATCGCTGTGGGCGATGCTCGGCCTCGTCATCGTCGTGTACGTGCTGGTGTTCGGCGCGTTCATCGCGGTCGTCCTGAAGATGCGTAGCCGCTGGCGTATCGCCGACGAGACTCCGGCCGCCGTGCACGGCGGTCCGGCCCCGGAGGCCGACACACCCTACGGACCCAGAACCGAGCCAGGGGCCGCTGCCGGCTCCGACCGAACCGCGGGTGGTGCGTCCTGATGGCGGAATTCATCGCCTGGGTGCTGGTGGTCGTCATCGCCGCGTACGCCTGCGGCGGGGGTACCGACTACGGCGCGGGATTCTGGGACCTCCTGGCCGGCGGCGCGGAGCGCGGCAAGAGGCCCCGTTGGCTCATCGATCACGCGATGGCGCCGGTCTGGGAGGTCAACAACGTCTGGCTGATCTTCGTCTTCGTCATCATGTGGACCGGCTTCCCGACGCTGTTCCAGGCCGTCTTCGAGGCGATGTGGCTGCCGCTCGCCCTCGCGGCCGTCGGCCTGGTGCTCCGGGGCGCCGGGTTCGCCCTGCGCAAGCCCACCCACCGACTGGCCCAACGGCGGATCTACGGAGCGGCCTTCGCCGTCTCGTCGCTCCTGACACCCTTCTTCCTCGGGGCGGTGCTCGGTGGCATCGCCGCCGGCCGGGTCGAGGTCGGGACGACCGCCTCCGCGGACGCCTGGGCCAACCCGACCTCGGTCCTCACTGGTCTGCTGGCCGTCTCCGCCACCGCGTTCCTCGGGGCGGTGTACCTCTGCTCCGACGCCCGCCGGTTCGACGCGGACGACCTCGTCGACTACTTCCGCCTGCGTGCGTTGCTCGCCTTCGCCGCGGTCGTCGTCCTCGCGCTCATCGCCCTGCCCGTCACCCATGACGACGCCCGGCACGTCTGGGACGGCCTGACCGGAGGCCTGGGACTGCTGCTGGTCATCCTGGCCGCCGTCTGCGGGCTGGCCACGGTGTTCTTCCTGCTGCGCCGCTCCTACCGCTGGACGCGCTACACCTCGGCGGCGAGCGTGGCCCTCACCGTCGTCGCCTGGGGCTTCGCGCAGCGGCCCTACATGCTGCCCACCTCGCTGACGGTGACCGACGCGGCGGGCGCGCCCGCCACCCTGCAGTGGCTGGTGATCGTCACGGCCATCGCGATCGTGCTGGTCGGGCCCGCACTGGTACTGCTCTACCGGCTCGACACCCTGGGGGAGCTGGAGCCGCTCACCGACGCCGACACCCGGGCGGCCGGAGCGCCCGGGGACGACACGTAGCGGGCGCTCCACGCCTCCGCCGGTCAGCCCATCCGCTCGACGAGGCGGTCGCCGACCCGCAGGGCGTTGGCGATGGCGGTCAGCGACGGGTTCACCGCGCCGATGCTGGGGAAGAAGCTCGTGTCCACGACGTAGAGGTTGTCGAGGTCGTGGGCCTTGCAGTCGACGTCCAGGGCCGAGCTGCGGGGGTCGGTGCCGAACCGGACCGTACCGGCCTGGTGGGCGGTGGCCCCGATGGGCATGCCCTTGTGCAGGTAGATGCTGTGCGGCAACAGGTGGTGCTCGTGCATGCCCAGGTGCCCGAGCATCCCCTTGAGCTTGTGCTGGAGGCGCTTGAGCCCGGCGATGTTGTTCTTCTCGTCGAGGGCCAGGTGGATGTCGCCGTTCTTGTCGAGGGTGACGCGGCTCTCGGGCAGCGGCAGGTCCTCCCCGCAGAGCCAGAAGTCGACGGCGTGGTGCGCGAGCATCTCGAACGGCATGTCCGGTACGACCGCGCCGGCCCAGCGCGGCGCCTCGCCGTGGATCTGATCGGCGTCCGACTTGCCCAGCATCTGGATGCCGCCGAGCGGGAAGTCCCAGTCGTCCGCCCCGAGGTACCAGTCGTTCAGCGCCAGTGTCTTCTGGAACTTGGTGGGGTTCGGCTCCTTCGACACGGCCATCAGCGCCAGGTTGTTGTGCCGCATGTAGTGGCGCCCCACCACGTCCGAACTGTTGGCCAGGCCCCCGGGGTGCTTGTCGTTCGCCGAACGCAGCAGCAGTGCGGCCGAGTTGACCGCCCCGCAGGCGACGACGACGATGTCGGCTCCGAAGCCCTCCGTCGACCCGTCGCCGAGCTCGGCGACGACACGCGTGACGGTGCGCCCGGTCGGATCGGTCTCCAGACGCCGGACGTCGGCCCCCGTGACCATCGTGACGTTGTCGTACGTCAGCGCCGGATCGACGCAGATCACCTGGGCGTCGGACTTCGCGCCCAGCAGACACGGGAAGCCGTCCACGCGGTCGCAGCGGATGCACACGCTGTCATGGCTGGCCCGGCCGTCGCCGTCCTGGGTCAGGTTCACCCCGATGGGCAGATGGAAGGGGTGGAGCCCCTTCTTCTCCAGGTCGTCGCTGAGCTGCTGGATGCGCGGCTCGTGCTCCACCGGGGGGTGCGGGTACTGGCCGCTCGCCGGGCCCTCCGTCGGGTCCTCGCCGTGCCGGCCGTGCACGAGATAGAGCTGCTCCGCCTGGGTGTAGTACGGCTCCAGATCCTCGTACCGGATCGGCCAGGCGGGCGAGATGCCGTCGTGGTGGCGCAGCTCGCCGAAGTCCTCGGGGCGGAGGCGGAAGAGGGCGGCGCCGTAGAACTTGGTGTTGCCCCCGACGTAGTAGTTGACCTCGGGGGGGAACGCGTTGCCGTGCTTGTCGTACCAGAACTCGGGGGCCCGGTACCGGCCCTTGACGAAGACGGCGGTGGAGTCCCAGTTGTCCCGCTCCCGGGGCAGGTAGTCGCCGCGCTCCAGGATCAGGATCCGCTTGCCGGTGGGGGCCAGCCGGTGGGCGAGCGTGCCGCCGCCCGCTCCCGTGCCGATGATGATGACGTCGTAGTGCTGATCGCCGGCCATACAGGGGTCCTGTTCTGGGAGTTGTCGGCCGTCCCCGCCGTAGCGCCCGCCCGAAGGGCCCGTGGTGTGCGTGTCGAAGTACAGGTACACCCGCGTACGTGGGACATTGAGTGCGGATCCGACGCTATCCGGCAATCCCGGCGGCGGCGACCGGAGGGGCGCCGCTCACCGTCCGCTCACGCGGTCGCCCGTACCGCGTGCGCTGCCGCGGCGCTCAGAACACGGCGATCGGGTTGACCGGTGAGCCGGTGGCCTCCGGCAGCCTCAGCGGGGCGACGACGCAGAGGAACGACCAGCGCTCCTCCGCCTCGCAGACCTCCACCAGGTCCTCGAACTGGAGGTAGTCCAGGAGGTGGAGGCCCATGGCGTGGACCGCGAGCACATGGACGGGGAAGTCGACGCCGTCGGTGGAACTCGGGGCGGTGTCGTTGTTGCCGTCCCCGCCGAGCACCGCGACCCGCCGGTCCCTCAGAAACTCCAGTGCGTACGGATGGAGTCCGGCGCGCATGTCCGCCGTGTGCCACGCCCCCAGCTCGGCGCGGCGCTTGCGATGGCCGACCCGGACGAAGAGGAGGTCCCCCTCGGTCACCCGGACGTGCTGGGCACGCTCGGCCGCGGTGAGGTCGTCGGCGGTCACGTGATCGCCCGGTTCCAGCCAGGGCACGCCGCGCAGCCGAGGAATGTCGAGCAGCACACCGCGACCGACGATCCCGTCGCGCGCCAGCTCGACGGACAGGGCCGTGGCCCCGCCGGCCGTGACGGTGTTCGCGTCCACGCCTCCATACAGCGTGCCGTCGTAGATCACGTGACACAGGGCGTCGAGATGGCTGTCGGCGTCCCCGTGCACGTTCATCGCGAAGCGGTCCCTGGCGAACTGGAGCCCGCCGGCCCGGATCCCGCCCCGTACGGCGCCGGTCATGA harbors:
- a CDS encoding SDR family oxidoreductase, encoding MATRVDPRHAAGTVQLLKGQKALVTGANSGIGLATAIALGRAGADVVVNYVVGADEAEKVVAQIKDFGVRAYAHEADVSDEDQVVAMVARMVEEFGTIDIMVANAGLQRDATVMEMSLAQWQKVIDVNLTGQFLCAREAAKEFVRRGVVEEVSRSAGKIICMSSVHQIVPWAGHVNYASSKGGVGMLMQTLAQELAPQRIRVNAIAPGAIRTPINRDAWSTPEAEADLLRLIPYRRVGDPDDIANAVVAVASDLLDYVVGTTLYVDGGMTLFPGFATGG
- a CDS encoding cytochrome ubiquinol oxidase subunit I translates to MLSTVIHLAAEAPPQLLPARELMAFTLGTHILLVPFGVALPFITLLMHHRGLRRNDPVALTLARRWSAVMAVQFAIGVVTGTVLSFELGLLWPGMMGRWGDVFGLGFGVEAWAFFLEAVLIAVYLYGWRRLKPWTHFWLGAPLPLAALMGAFGIIAANSWMNTPRGFSLDSQGNPVDVDVRQAIFTPMFGPEYWHFVVAMFMTAGYVVAGVYAVGWLRGRRDRYHRLGFTLPFTVAAILTPVQFMVGDSTARAVFHQQPIKFAATELVWETDTHVPEYLFGRLNSDGTISGGIKIPQLDSILAGFKPSTQVTGLTSVPESDRPTAVQATIAHWAFDIMVTIGSLLILLALWYAWSWLRHRDLPRSRWFFRCAAVAGAACLLTVECGWITTEVGRQPWIVYNQMRVSEAVTDTRAGSLWAMLGLVIVVYVLVFGAFIAVVLKMRSRWRIADETPAAVHGGPAPEADTPYGPRTEPGAAAGSDRTAGGAS
- a CDS encoding cytochrome d ubiquinol oxidase subunit II — encoded protein: MAEFIAWVLVVVIAAYACGGGTDYGAGFWDLLAGGAERGKRPRWLIDHAMAPVWEVNNVWLIFVFVIMWTGFPTLFQAVFEAMWLPLALAAVGLVLRGAGFALRKPTHRLAQRRIYGAAFAVSSLLTPFFLGAVLGGIAAGRVEVGTTASADAWANPTSVLTGLLAVSATAFLGAVYLCSDARRFDADDLVDYFRLRALLAFAAVVVLALIALPVTHDDARHVWDGLTGGLGLLLVILAAVCGLATVFFLLRRSYRWTRYTSAASVALTVVAWGFAQRPYMLPTSLTVTDAAGAPATLQWLVIVTAIAIVLVGPALVLLYRLDTLGELEPLTDADTRAAGAPGDDT
- a CDS encoding GMC oxidoreductase; protein product: MAGDQHYDVIIIGTGAGGGTLAHRLAPTGKRILILERGDYLPRERDNWDSTAVFVKGRYRAPEFWYDKHGNAFPPEVNYYVGGNTKFYGAALFRLRPEDFGELRHHDGISPAWPIRYEDLEPYYTQAEQLYLVHGRHGEDPTEGPASGQYPHPPVEHEPRIQQLSDDLEKKGLHPFHLPIGVNLTQDGDGRASHDSVCIRCDRVDGFPCLLGAKSDAQVICVDPALTYDNVTMVTGADVRRLETDPTGRTVTRVVAELGDGSTEGFGADIVVVACGAVNSAALLLRSANDKHPGGLANSSDVVGRHYMRHNNLALMAVSKEPNPTKFQKTLALNDWYLGADDWDFPLGGIQMLGKSDADQIHGEAPRWAGAVVPDMPFEMLAHHAVDFWLCGEDLPLPESRVTLDKNGDIHLALDEKNNIAGLKRLQHKLKGMLGHLGMHEHHLLPHSIYLHKGMPIGATAHQAGTVRFGTDPRSSALDVDCKAHDLDNLYVVDTSFFPSIGAVNPSLTAIANALRVGDRLVERMG
- a CDS encoding cyclase family protein, which encodes MGTPASGAGSPRLSAAEFAELHARVRRGTGAGAGERGALEEITPRHVLAAAAEVRSGRTVTMAAQVQTEPGPDDPEPCEHVMTGAVRGGIRAGGLQFARDRFAMNVHGDADSHLDALCHVIYDGTLYGGVDANTVTAGGATALSVELARDGIVGRGVLLDIPRLRGVPWLEPGDHVTADDLTAAERAQHVRVTEGDLLFVRVGHRKRRAELGAWHTADMRAGLHPYALEFLRDRRVAVLGGDGNNDTAPSSTDGVDFPVHVLAVHAMGLHLLDYLQFEDLVEVCEAEERWSFLCVVAPLRLPEATGSPVNPIAVF